The following is a genomic window from Candidatus Syntrophosphaera sp..
GATCAGGGTGGTCTCGGGGAATTCCTCATCCGCGGGCGGCATTTCCAGCTCGGGCAGGCTGCGGATGTTATCCAACCTGGCGCTCAGGCCAAGCGGCGATTCCTGGTATTGTTCCAGCATCGCCGCCTGCAAGATGCTCAGGCTCAGTAATATAGCTATAATGATCGGTGATTTCATGACTTCCTCCCGTGAAGTTAGCATAGGTATATGCAAAAACCATTCCGAAACGGGTTTCAGAATTAAGGAACTTTTGGATTTGGTTAATTTCTTGCTATGGACTATTTTCTTAAGATGAAACTTTAAGGAAAACCAAATGCATAAAAACGTCAAACATGTGCCTCTGCTCTTGCTTTTCGCCCTGATCATTTTCGGCTGCGGAACCAATGTCAATCTGACTCCGCCGGATGACGTCAGCATCCTCCATTTCGGTTCGGACGAATCGCTGGACGTCGTCACCTGGAATCTGCGCACTTTTCCTCTGACAACTTCTACGATCCAGACCCTGGCGCAGATCGTTCCCCAGATGAAGGTGGACGTATTCGCGTTTCAGGAGATCATGGATTACAGCGCCTTTTTCGCTCTGGCCGACCAGATCCCCAACTATTCGGGCTACGTGTATAATGCCACCAACAGCTACCGCCTGGCCTATCTTTACGACACCCGCACGATCCAGGTCAACGACGCCTATACCATTTTTGAAGGCCAGACCAACCCTTTCCCGCGGGCACCCTATATCCTGGATTTTGTCTTTCAGGGCCGGGATTTCATCGTTATCAACAATCACCTTAAGGCGTTCGGGGACAACTTCATCGACGAAAACGATCCCTGGGATGAGGAATACCGGCGCCGGCTGGCCTGCCAGTTGCTGGACCAATATGTGGTCGATAACTTTCCGGAGGACAGGGTGCTGCTCGTGGGCGATTTCAACGACCAGATCGCCGAACCCCGCGAATACAACGTGTTCCTGAGCTTTCTGGACAAGCCTGAAGAATACCTGTTCGCGGACATGGCCATCGCCCTTGCTCCCACCTACAACAATGTTTCCTACCCCAGCTACCTTTCCCACATCGACCACATCATCATCACCAACGAGCTCTTCGCCGCCTTCGAACGGCCCGACAGTGAGTGCCGCGTGATCAATGTGGAGCAGTACATGGGCAGTTGGGCCAACTATTCCAACCAGATCTCGGACCACCGGCCGCTGGGAATCAAGCTCCACCTCGATTAACGACGTTTTCCCGGATCTCGCGGACCGGGTCGATTACCCATATGCAGCTTAACCGGAGATCTGCACCCGCTCTCCACGGCACCACGCAAAAAACCAGCTGAAGCTGGTGAAACGACCGGCTGAAACCGGTGTTCCGCAAGCCCTGTTTTCCCTTGAAAT
Proteins encoded in this region:
- a CDS encoding endonuclease/exonuclease/phosphatase family protein, encoding MHKNVKHVPLLLLFALIIFGCGTNVNLTPPDDVSILHFGSDESLDVVTWNLRTFPLTTSTIQTLAQIVPQMKVDVFAFQEIMDYSAFFALADQIPNYSGYVYNATNSYRLAYLYDTRTIQVNDAYTIFEGQTNPFPRAPYILDFVFQGRDFIVINNHLKAFGDNFIDENDPWDEEYRRRLACQLLDQYVVDNFPEDRVLLVGDFNDQIAEPREYNVFLSFLDKPEEYLFADMAIALAPTYNNVSYPSYLSHIDHIIITNELFAAFERPDSECRVINVEQYMGSWANYSNQISDHRPLGIKLHLD